One window from the genome of Epinephelus moara isolate mb chromosome 5, YSFRI_EMoa_1.0, whole genome shotgun sequence encodes:
- the LOC126390499 gene encoding somatostatin-like receptor F_48D10.1, with protein sequence MEPLDQTYWFPLASDLNSSFGATPSPFLFSYPRLFNISSNLSTQSVPFQGSSTLMTAVISLTVFMVGLTGNTLAIYVVLRYAKMKTVTNIYILNLAVADELYIIGLPFLTTQNVLSYWPFGSFLCRVVMTADSMNQFTSIFCLTVMSIDRYLAVVHPIRSTKWRHPRVAKVVSAAVWAVSFVVVLPVVIFSDVQDTFNSCNMNWPEPKNVWSTAFILYTATVGFFGPLLIICLCYLLIVIKMKSSGARAGFTKRRRSERKVTRMVVVIVVVFVLCWLPFFIINMVNLVVIIPESSATAGIYFFAVILSYANSCANPVLYGFLSDNFRQSFRKVLCVRSMRCKANGVDDGDPSAPRTEKTTAHDCVLLSPRNQVYHDPQSSQISPHAPGSPTSHTAADLHRSTPTCQPLSTCPGTGPTATTAVSRLTSIVTSAELPTVTALTTPSSPASIAPQEQEL encoded by the exons ATGGAGCCCCTAGACCAGACCTACTGGTTTCCCCTCGCATCAGACCTCAACTCCTCCTTTGGAGCCACTCCCTCGCCCTTCCTCTTCTCCTACCCCCGCCTCTTCAACATCTCCTCCAACCTGTCCACTCAAAGTGTGCCCTTCCAGGGCAGCAGCACTCTGATGACCGCAGTCATCTCCCTCACAGTCTTCATGGTGGGTCTGACTGGCAACACTCTGGCCATCTATGTGGTGCTGCGCTATGCCAAAATGAAGACAGTCACCAACATCTACATCCTGAACCTGGCTGTGGCCGATGAGCTCTACATCATCGGGCTCCCCTTCCTTACCACACAGAACGTGCTCTCCTATTGGCCGTTTGGCTCCTTCCTGTGCCGCGTGGTCATGACAGCAGACTCTATGAACCAGTTCACGTCTATTTTCTGCCTGACGGTCATGTCCATCGATCGTTACCTAGCTGTGGTTCATCCAATCCGCAGCACCAAGTGGAGACACCCCCGCGTGGCCAAGGTGGTGAGCGCAGCCGTGTGGGCCGTGTCCTTTGTGGTGGTCCTGCCTGTGGTCATCTTCTCTGATGTTCAG GACACATTTAACTCCTGCAACATGAACTGGCCCGAGCCAAAGAATGTGTGGTCGACAGCCTTCATTCTCTACACTGCCACAGTCGGCTTCTTTGGACCGCTGCTAATCATTTGCCTCTGCTACCTACTGATCGTTATCaag ATGAAGTCGTCAGGGGCGCGAGCGGGCTTCACCAAGCGTCGGCGTTCAGAGCGCAAGGTGACACggatggtggtggtgatagTGGTGGTGTTTGTGCTCTGCTGGCTGCCGTTCTTCATCATCAACATGGTCAATCTGGTGGTCATCATCCCTGAGTCCAGCGCTACTGCCGGAATTTACTTCTTTGCTGTCATCCTGTCCTACGCTAACTCCTGCGCCAACCCGGTGCTCTACGGCTTTCTGTCGGACAACTTCAGACAGAGCTTCAGGAAG GTGCTGTGTGTGAGGAGTATGAGGTGCAAGGCCAATGGAGTGGATGATGGCGACCCCAGCGCTCCGCGCACTGAAAAGACCACAGCACACGACTGCGTCCTTCTCTCTCCTCGTAACCAGGTCTACCACGATCCTCAGAGCAGCCAG ATCTCTCCTCACGCTCCAGGCTCGCCCACCTCCCACACAGCGGCAGACCTTCACCGTTCCACCCCTACATGTCAGCCTCTCTCCACTTGCCCAGGAACCGGACCCACCGCTACTACAGCAGTCTCCAGGCTAACCTCCATCGTAACCTCGGCTGAACTTCCCACCGTCACTGCCCTGACTACGCCCTCCTCCCCTGCATCCATAGCTCCGCAGGAACAGGAGCTATAG